The Leishmania mexicana MHOM/GT/2001/U1103 complete genome, chromosome 32 genomic interval agtgggagagggggggggcattctcgctctctttctccccacCACTTTTGCCCCTGActtgctctcctccctccatgTGCTCCCGGTGATTTCCGTACTCCAGCTCTCTGTCGTTCTGTACTTCTTTGTGTGTATGCTTGGAAGGTTCGTCAGAAGAAGGACCCAAGGCGGGCCGATGACACAGCGATATGATGATGAGTAGGGGTCGGGTCAACGTGCTCTCCGCCATTCCAGTGACATGCTTCCCCCAGGCACTCATCCTCTCCCCGCGTTGCGCTTCTTGTGTCAGATCTCGAGATGTCGAGTCATCGTACGCGTTTCGCTTTTCCGCCATCCACTCTCTTGCTTGCCCACCGCGACAGGGAATCCCCTCTTGTGGTGGACGGGCAAagatggggtgggggtgggggaatgCTTAAGTCTACCTACTCGTGCGGAGTGTTACTGCGTGATGACTCGCACACAGCAGACCTCTCATGGGTAGCGTTTCCAGCGCTAGAGGTGTTGAGAGCAcgagtggaggggggggggtaacGGCGTTTTAGAGTCGGGAAACAGAAAGGAGCACGGAAAGCGAGCGCAAAGCTCGCTGTCTGAACGACGTCTTgaaaaaacaaagagaagcgctgagggaggaggaggtgagggtgCACTGGCGTGCTTGCGTCTGCACGCCAGCGCCAACATACACGCACGTGAACAGAGAAGTAGCGAGCGAAAAGCAGCAAAAGGAAGGACCACAACGAAGTGAAGGAGAACTAACAAAGAGAGCcggcgaggggggagagtAAGGAAGGGAGGCAGTAACACCTGCAGGTCATCACAGCGCCACGTAGTACGGCACTGCCCGAAACATACCTGAGTAGCCGTTTCGGTGTCGttctcttttcccttttcATAGTGCAgggcgcacgcgtgcgtgggcaATGCAAGAGGAGGGGCAGCGGGAGATGATCGATGAGGacagtgctgcagcgcgcgtcTGCCGTGGCACCATCattctctttctcttgcgCGAGTGACAAGCAAGAATGCGACGAGTGCCATGGAGACTCAGCGCAGCAGACCCCCATCCGTCCATGCAGCCTTCTTTTTTGGATGTCTTGTTGCACACAACTTTTCCACCGTGGCGATcaccccttctcctttcttCCTTTACCTTCTACGTGAGCGTCGCTCTACCTTGGTACTGGAGGACCGTACCAACACTTGGAGGAGGCCAACGGGTGTGGCGTAGACGCCCCACTGACAGAAAgttcgctgcagctgcggaaCGTGCGCTTACACAAAgcgtgctggtggtggcaccCCGTGGGATAGCGAGAGCTCAGGCACAACCGCAGCCGCCCCTCTTTGTTTCTTGTGTTGATATCTTCACTCATTACATGTGCAAAGATGCTCCGCGTATCTGTCGTGTTGCAGAATAGGGTGGCACCGCAGTCTCTGCGCACGTTGGCGCACGATCTCCTTAAGGCTCAGCATGCATCAGGACGCACGCTCATGTCCATCATGGGGCCAAAGTGCTACACGACTCGAGGTACACTTCTCATAGGCTGCGCGAATCTGTTGTGCTTCACCACGTACTGCCTTATGGTGAACTGGATTTACGAGGGCTACGCCGACTTGTGGTATGGTGTGTATGGCCTGGAGGACGATGCCGATGACAACGATGATTGAGAGCGTGGGACGGGCCCTGGGAATCGGGGAAAGGGCAAAACGAACGCTCCTGGACACCTTCcacggggaggggagtggagggatggggggggggcgtatGCGCCCCTCTACAGCTctccatctttttttttcacccACTGCGACATGTAGTTAGGTTACCGCATGCACTATCCAGGGATGTGTTATGTGCCTCTCTGTCTTTTGTATTTTTCTCTCGGCTCGGCAGCTAGCTGTCTGCACAGTAGTCTTCCTCTTTTGTTTCACATGCGCGTCGTGTTGCGGATGTGTGTCTACCTTCCCTTGCTTTCCATAAGTCACTATGCCCATCCATCAGCACTTCCGTCGTACGACTTTACGAGTGCGCGGCTTGTGTTGTTGTGTCTAtgggggggaagggaggcagcggaggcggaggtgagggatacatctgcgcgcgcgtgtgtgtatgctcTGGGACGCATTAAAAGAAGCAAAAAAAATAGGAGAGACGCAGCAGGTTTGGGTGAGCTCCCTGTTCGGTTTTTTCACTTCTGAGAAGGAGCCCGGAAAGGGCGCAGctcacgtctctctctctctcaatGCACGCATGCtcagaggcagcggtggtgctgtgCTCGTTACTCTTCACACTGCTGCAGACGCATCCGGGTCAAGCGAGGGTGCACGAAAACCGCAAGGCATGCAACGGCGGATCCTCCTGGGCCTTCTGCCAGTGTGCTCCTTGTGCAACGGAACGGGGCACGCTCGTtgctctttctctgtgtgcgcaaCGTATACGGCATCCTAtgctctttccttttcttcctGTTTCGTTCTCAGTTCATGAGAACACGTACGCAGTGCCAcggaaggaaaaaaaggaacaAACTACTCACGAGCAGACGTATACACAAGTACAGGGCGCATCAACGACGCGCGcatcgcgcagcgcgccttCTTCTGTTTCCCTTGTAGCCAACACAAGATCCGACTTTGTGGTAATACGCGACAAGCTTCTCTCGCGTTTCCACGCTTGTTTTACCGCATCTTTTTGTGTACTTCCGTGAGGGGCGGGTAGCGCAGGCGGTTTGGGTGAAAAAAAATCCCAAGAGAGActtttccctttctttctttttctcttgcATCGACTCTTGTTGCTCCGCTGGTCATGGGATCTACCACAGGAGCGGACAAGACCATCAAGGTCCTCCTCatcggcgacagcggcgtggGTAAGTCCTCcctgctgctctccttcaCCACTGGGGCCTTTGACGAGAATATTTCGTCGACCATCGGCATTGATTTCAAGGTGAAGAAGGTGGACGTTGTAGATGCCCACACGGGCGGCAAGACGACCGTGAACCTGCAGCTATGGGATACGGCAGGACAGGAGCGCTTCCGTACCTTGACCAGCTCCTACTATCGCGGTGCGCAGGCTGTTGTGCTCGTCTACGATGTTAACGATCCGCAGTCTTTCCACGGGCTCAAGAAGTGGCTCGATGAAGCGAATAGCTATTGCCGCCgtgacgaggcggagagTAGCAGTATGGTGTTCCTGCTGATCGGCAACAAGACGGACCTGTGCCCTGATGAGAACtcgatgccgctgccccgCTCGACTGCGCAGGGGTTTGCCCAACAGAACAACATGCTGTTTGCCCTCACCTCTGCTAAGACACGGATcggggtggcgcaggcaTTTGACGAGGTGGCGCGTAGTGTGTATGATAAGTTGCAGGACTTGGAGCAGTACGAGCGACGTCGGATCACGAACTTGAACGATGGCGGCAACAACGGCGCTGGACAGGGCTGCTGCTAGGGCAAGCTGTACCACACCGAACTGAGAAGGGTGTGGGTCGGGGCTCATaagggaagaggcggaggccgcgGTGTGCGGCGCATGTTCGCATCAGCCGATCAGAGTACAGGCACCCATACACATATTTGCCAGGATGTGATGATGGGGGAAGAATAACCGGGTACTGCACCGGAGCCGCGGGtgcggcacacacagacgaaATGTGGACGAGGTGGGGTGCAGTCACCTGTGCGCCTCTTGGTATCCCGGACATCTTCCTTTCCCCCTCATGTGTGCcgtgcctcctccgcctctccacTGGGTACCTTTTCATTCACCTCCCTGCGGTTCagtccctttttttttctgccgCCGGTTGTCCACTTTAAGCTAGACATAAGGCGGACAGATGGCCCTACAGCTAGAACTCGCCTGACCCGTCACCCTTTTCATTCCGCCATCGCCttccctcaccctctctcgTTCAGCAGAACGTATGTGCCacggcctcctcccccttctcttctccgctCGGggcgcttctctctttttttttcatgtTGTCTCTGCTTCACCGCGGCATGACATCCCCGTGCTTCTTCTGCCTTGGCTAAGGTTTATCCGTTGCCctgtacatatatatatatatatgtgtgtgtgtgtgtgcgttgcgtTTTTTCTCCCCTTTTCGTGTACGATTTACGGTGGGAGGCACGGCATTGTCTCgctgcctttttttcctctacGGTGATGGGGCTCATCCgccctcccttttccttccccGCTGCGAGTTACAGGCCCGGCGCCACCTTCAAGGACACGAAAACTAGACAGCAT includes:
- a CDS encoding putative small GTP-binding protein Rab18, translated to MGSTTGADKTIKVLLIGDSGVGKSSLLLSFTTGAFDENISSTIGIDFKVKKVDVVDAHTGGKTTVNLQLWDTAGQERFRTLTSSYYRGAQAVVLVYDVNDPQSFHGLKKWLDEANSYCRRDEAESSSMVFLLIGNKTDLCPDENSMPLPRSTAQGFAQQNNMLFALTSAKTRIGVAQAFDEVARSVYDKLQDLEQYERRRITNLNDGGNNGAGQGCC